In the genome of Saccopteryx leptura isolate mSacLep1 chromosome 10, mSacLep1_pri_phased_curated, whole genome shotgun sequence, one region contains:
- the CIDEC gene encoding lipid transferase CIDEC isoform X4, whose amino-acid sequence MCALTGIANLLPQVRDILILADKPFFLVLEEDGTAVETEDYFQTLADDTVFMVLQKGQKWQPPSEQGSRYQLSLSRKPAKKIDVARVTFDLYKLNPQDFIGCLNVKATLYGTYSLSYNLHCYGAKRIMKEALRWTLFSMQATGHVLLGTSSYMQQLLDATEGGQPPKGKAPSLIPTCLKILQ is encoded by the exons CATTGCTAACCTTCTTCCCCAGGTCCGGGACATCCTGATATTGGCAGACAAGCCCTTTTTTTTGGTGCTGGAAGAAGATGGCACAGCTGTAGAGACAGAAGATTATTTCCAAACCCTGGCAGATGACACAGTGTTCATGGTTCTTCAGAAGGGGCAGAAATGGCAGCCCCCATCAGAGCAG GGCTCTAGGTACCAACTTTCCCTCTCCCGTAAGCCTGCCAAGAAGATCGACGTGGCTCGTGTAACTTTTGACCTGTACAAGTTGAACCCACAGGACTTCATTGGCTGTCTGAATGTAAAGGCAACTCTCTATGGCACATATTCCCTTTCCTACAATCTGCATTGCTATGGGGCCAAGCGCATCATGAA GGAAGCTCTTCGCTGGACACTCTTCAGCATGCAGGCCACAGGCCACGTGCTGCTCGGCACCTCCAGTTACATGCAGCAGCTTCTGGATGCCACAGAGGGAGGGCAGCCCCCCAAGGGCAAGGCCCCATCCCTCATCCCAACCTGTCTGAAGATACTGCAATGA
- the CIDEC gene encoding lipid transferase CIDEC isoform X5, with protein sequence MAHSLEDLLHKVRDILILADKPFFLVLEEDGTAVETEDYFQTLADDTVFMVLQKGQKWQPPSEQGSRYQLSLSRKPAKKIDVARVTFDLYKLNPQDFIGCLNVKATLYGTYSLSYNLHCYGAKRIMKEALRWTLFSMQATGHVLLGTSSYMQQLLDATEGGQPPKGKAPSLIPTCLKILQ encoded by the exons GTCCGGGACATCCTGATATTGGCAGACAAGCCCTTTTTTTTGGTGCTGGAAGAAGATGGCACAGCTGTAGAGACAGAAGATTATTTCCAAACCCTGGCAGATGACACAGTGTTCATGGTTCTTCAGAAGGGGCAGAAATGGCAGCCCCCATCAGAGCAG GGCTCTAGGTACCAACTTTCCCTCTCCCGTAAGCCTGCCAAGAAGATCGACGTGGCTCGTGTAACTTTTGACCTGTACAAGTTGAACCCACAGGACTTCATTGGCTGTCTGAATGTAAAGGCAACTCTCTATGGCACATATTCCCTTTCCTACAATCTGCATTGCTATGGGGCCAAGCGCATCATGAA GGAAGCTCTTCGCTGGACACTCTTCAGCATGCAGGCCACAGGCCACGTGCTGCTCGGCACCTCCAGTTACATGCAGCAGCTTCTGGATGCCACAGAGGGAGGGCAGCCCCCCAAGGGCAAGGCCCCATCCCTCATCCCAACCTGTCTGAAGATACTGCAATGA
- the RPUSD3 gene encoding mitochondrial mRNA pseudouridine synthase RPUSD3 isoform X2 — MRTDVAPEMSGYRVLDRVWSGWWWEPGLCAARAVAGFGTEARRQLQSPDSSKRLGSLGNQPFPGLLQLENLSREELIDVLRASVVDQKGPLVTLNKPQGLQVTGKPGELTLFSVLPELSQSLGFGERELHVVQASEKDTSGLVLLSSCPQTASRLQKFFAHSRRSQRPTVTYWAVTDGIPATSEGKIPAALKLEHIDGLVVPVKSPSRKDILEGVKRTLSHFRVVATGSGCALVQLQPLTVFPSQLQVHMVLQLCPVLGDHRYSARVGTVLGQRFLLPAESTKSQRQVLDEALLRRLCLTPSQAAQMPLHLHLYCLQLPGTRPMDAPIELFAPLPSYFSRTLQRLGLCQQ, encoded by the exons ATGCGTACTGATGTTGCACCGGAGATGAGTGGCTACCGTGTTTTGGACCGTGTCTGGAGTGGCTGGTGGTGGGAACCAGGCCTGTGCGCAGCTCGCGCGGTCGCAGGCTTTGGCACGGAGGCCCG GCGTCAGCTGCAATCTCCAGACTCCAGCAAACGATTGGGATCCCTGGGAAATCAGCCCTTCCCAGGGCTTCTGCAGCTAGAGAACCTTAGTCGGGAGGAGCTGATTGATGTATTGAGGGCATCTGTTGTGGACCAGAAAG GACCACTAGTGACGCTGAACAAGCCGCAAGGTCTTCAAGTGACAG GAAAACCAGGAGAGCTGACGTTGTTCTCTGTGCTGCCAGAGCTGAGCCAGTCCCTGGGGTTTGGGGAGCGGGAGCTCCATGTTGTCCAAGCATCTGAGAA GGACACCTCTGGGCTTGTACTCCTCTCCAGTTGTCCCCAGACAGCAAGCCGCCTCCAGAAGTTCTTTGCCCACTCGCGAAGATCCCAGAGACCCACAGTCACCTACTG GGCTGTCACTGATGGGATCCCAGCTACTTCTGAGGGGAAGATCCCAGCAGCTCTGAAACTGGAACACATTGATGGTCTC GTAGTTCCAGTGAAGTCCCCGTCCCGAAAGGACATCCTGGAAGGTGTCAAGAGGACCCTAAGCCATTTCCGTGTGGTGGCCACAGGCTCTGGCTGTGCCCTGGTCCAGCTACAACCACTAACAG TGTTCCCCAGTCAGCTTCAGGTTCACATGGTACTACAGCTCTGCCCTGTGCTCGGAGACCACAGGTATTCTGCCCGCGTGGGCACTGTCCTAGGCCAGCGCTTTCTACTGCCAGCTGAGAGCACCAAATCCCAAAGACAG gtcCTGGATGAAGCCCTCCTCAGACGCCTCTGCCTGACACCTTCCCAGGCTGCTCAGATGCCCTTACATCTCCACCTGTATTGTCTCCAACTCCCAGGCACCAGGCCCATGGATGCCCCCATAGAGCTTTTTGCACCCTTGCCCAGTTATTTCTCCAGGACCCTACAGCGCCTGGGGCTCTGCCAACAGTAG
- the RPUSD3 gene encoding mitochondrial mRNA pseudouridine synthase RPUSD3 isoform X1: MRTDVAPEMSGYRVLDRVWSGWWWEPGLCAARAVAGFGTEARRQLQSPDSSKRLGSLGNQPFPGLLQLENLSREELIDVLRASVVDQKGPLVTLNKPQGLQVTGKPGELTLFSVLPELSQSLGFGERELHVVQASEKDTSGLVLLSSCPQTASRLQKFFAHSRRSQRPTVTYWAVTDGIPATSEGKIPAALKLEHIDGLVSQVPVKSPSRKDILEGVKRTLSHFRVVATGSGCALVQLQPLTVFPSQLQVHMVLQLCPVLGDHRYSARVGTVLGQRFLLPAESTKSQRQVLDEALLRRLCLTPSQAAQMPLHLHLYCLQLPGTRPMDAPIELFAPLPSYFSRTLQRLGLCQQ, from the exons ATGCGTACTGATGTTGCACCGGAGATGAGTGGCTACCGTGTTTTGGACCGTGTCTGGAGTGGCTGGTGGTGGGAACCAGGCCTGTGCGCAGCTCGCGCGGTCGCAGGCTTTGGCACGGAGGCCCG GCGTCAGCTGCAATCTCCAGACTCCAGCAAACGATTGGGATCCCTGGGAAATCAGCCCTTCCCAGGGCTTCTGCAGCTAGAGAACCTTAGTCGGGAGGAGCTGATTGATGTATTGAGGGCATCTGTTGTGGACCAGAAAG GACCACTAGTGACGCTGAACAAGCCGCAAGGTCTTCAAGTGACAG GAAAACCAGGAGAGCTGACGTTGTTCTCTGTGCTGCCAGAGCTGAGCCAGTCCCTGGGGTTTGGGGAGCGGGAGCTCCATGTTGTCCAAGCATCTGAGAA GGACACCTCTGGGCTTGTACTCCTCTCCAGTTGTCCCCAGACAGCAAGCCGCCTCCAGAAGTTCTTTGCCCACTCGCGAAGATCCCAGAGACCCACAGTCACCTACTG GGCTGTCACTGATGGGATCCCAGCTACTTCTGAGGGGAAGATCCCAGCAGCTCTGAAACTGGAACACATTGATGGTCTCGTGAGTcagg TTCCAGTGAAGTCCCCGTCCCGAAAGGACATCCTGGAAGGTGTCAAGAGGACCCTAAGCCATTTCCGTGTGGTGGCCACAGGCTCTGGCTGTGCCCTGGTCCAGCTACAACCACTAACAG TGTTCCCCAGTCAGCTTCAGGTTCACATGGTACTACAGCTCTGCCCTGTGCTCGGAGACCACAGGTATTCTGCCCGCGTGGGCACTGTCCTAGGCCAGCGCTTTCTACTGCCAGCTGAGAGCACCAAATCCCAAAGACAG gtcCTGGATGAAGCCCTCCTCAGACGCCTCTGCCTGACACCTTCCCAGGCTGCTCAGATGCCCTTACATCTCCACCTGTATTGTCTCCAACTCCCAGGCACCAGGCCCATGGATGCCCCCATAGAGCTTTTTGCACCCTTGCCCAGTTATTTCTCCAGGACCCTACAGCGCCTGGGGCTCTGCCAACAGTAG
- the RPUSD3 gene encoding mitochondrial mRNA pseudouridine synthase RPUSD3 isoform X3 — protein sequence MRTDVAPEMSGYRVLDRVWSGWWWEPGLCAARAVAGFGTEARRQLQSPDSSKRLGSLGNQPFPGLLQLENLSREELIDVLRASVVDQKGKPGELTLFSVLPELSQSLGFGERELHVVQASEKDTSGLVLLSSCPQTASRLQKFFAHSRRSQRPTVTYWAVTDGIPATSEGKIPAALKLEHIDGLVSQVPVKSPSRKDILEGVKRTLSHFRVVATGSGCALVQLQPLTVFPSQLQVHMVLQLCPVLGDHRYSARVGTVLGQRFLLPAESTKSQRQVLDEALLRRLCLTPSQAAQMPLHLHLYCLQLPGTRPMDAPIELFAPLPSYFSRTLQRLGLCQQ from the exons ATGCGTACTGATGTTGCACCGGAGATGAGTGGCTACCGTGTTTTGGACCGTGTCTGGAGTGGCTGGTGGTGGGAACCAGGCCTGTGCGCAGCTCGCGCGGTCGCAGGCTTTGGCACGGAGGCCCG GCGTCAGCTGCAATCTCCAGACTCCAGCAAACGATTGGGATCCCTGGGAAATCAGCCCTTCCCAGGGCTTCTGCAGCTAGAGAACCTTAGTCGGGAGGAGCTGATTGATGTATTGAGGGCATCTGTTGTGGACCAGAAAG GAAAACCAGGAGAGCTGACGTTGTTCTCTGTGCTGCCAGAGCTGAGCCAGTCCCTGGGGTTTGGGGAGCGGGAGCTCCATGTTGTCCAAGCATCTGAGAA GGACACCTCTGGGCTTGTACTCCTCTCCAGTTGTCCCCAGACAGCAAGCCGCCTCCAGAAGTTCTTTGCCCACTCGCGAAGATCCCAGAGACCCACAGTCACCTACTG GGCTGTCACTGATGGGATCCCAGCTACTTCTGAGGGGAAGATCCCAGCAGCTCTGAAACTGGAACACATTGATGGTCTCGTGAGTcagg TTCCAGTGAAGTCCCCGTCCCGAAAGGACATCCTGGAAGGTGTCAAGAGGACCCTAAGCCATTTCCGTGTGGTGGCCACAGGCTCTGGCTGTGCCCTGGTCCAGCTACAACCACTAACAG TGTTCCCCAGTCAGCTTCAGGTTCACATGGTACTACAGCTCTGCCCTGTGCTCGGAGACCACAGGTATTCTGCCCGCGTGGGCACTGTCCTAGGCCAGCGCTTTCTACTGCCAGCTGAGAGCACCAAATCCCAAAGACAG gtcCTGGATGAAGCCCTCCTCAGACGCCTCTGCCTGACACCTTCCCAGGCTGCTCAGATGCCCTTACATCTCCACCTGTATTGTCTCCAACTCCCAGGCACCAGGCCCATGGATGCCCCCATAGAGCTTTTTGCACCCTTGCCCAGTTATTTCTCCAGGACCCTACAGCGCCTGGGGCTCTGCCAACAGTAG
- the RPUSD3 gene encoding mitochondrial mRNA pseudouridine synthase RPUSD3 isoform X4, with protein MRTDVAPEMSGYRVLDRVWSGWWWEPGLCAARAVAGFGTEARRQLQSPDSSKRLGSLGNQPFPGLLQLENLSREELIDVLRASVVDQKGPLVTLNKPQGLQVTGKPGELTLFSVLPELSQSLGFGERELHVVQASEKDTSGLVLLSSCPQTASRLQKFFAHSRRSQRPTVTYWAVTDGIPATSEGKIPAALKLEHIDGLVSQVPVKSPSRKDILEGVKRTLSHFRVVATGSGCALVQLQPLTGPG; from the exons ATGCGTACTGATGTTGCACCGGAGATGAGTGGCTACCGTGTTTTGGACCGTGTCTGGAGTGGCTGGTGGTGGGAACCAGGCCTGTGCGCAGCTCGCGCGGTCGCAGGCTTTGGCACGGAGGCCCG GCGTCAGCTGCAATCTCCAGACTCCAGCAAACGATTGGGATCCCTGGGAAATCAGCCCTTCCCAGGGCTTCTGCAGCTAGAGAACCTTAGTCGGGAGGAGCTGATTGATGTATTGAGGGCATCTGTTGTGGACCAGAAAG GACCACTAGTGACGCTGAACAAGCCGCAAGGTCTTCAAGTGACAG GAAAACCAGGAGAGCTGACGTTGTTCTCTGTGCTGCCAGAGCTGAGCCAGTCCCTGGGGTTTGGGGAGCGGGAGCTCCATGTTGTCCAAGCATCTGAGAA GGACACCTCTGGGCTTGTACTCCTCTCCAGTTGTCCCCAGACAGCAAGCCGCCTCCAGAAGTTCTTTGCCCACTCGCGAAGATCCCAGAGACCCACAGTCACCTACTG GGCTGTCACTGATGGGATCCCAGCTACTTCTGAGGGGAAGATCCCAGCAGCTCTGAAACTGGAACACATTGATGGTCTCGTGAGTcagg TTCCAGTGAAGTCCCCGTCCCGAAAGGACATCCTGGAAGGTGTCAAGAGGACCCTAAGCCATTTCCGTGTGGTGGCCACAGGCTCTGGCTGTGCCCTGGTCCAGCTACAACCACTAACAG gtcCTGGATGA